A window from Lampris incognitus isolate fLamInc1 chromosome 5, fLamInc1.hap2, whole genome shotgun sequence encodes these proteins:
- the si:ch211-196h16.12 gene encoding regulator of G-protein signaling 5 codes for MCKGLSSLPSSCLERAKGMRVKLTHLAERQDWTHHKHKAQDNQIIHDLDSLLSSKTGLQAFRWFLCSEFSNENLEFWLACEDYRVSPSHLLRAKASSIYSKFVSPNSSHEVNLDAETREALLGVIDSPSVDTFKDAQQRIYSLMASDSFPRFLRSPHFMEVIKA; via the exons ATGTGTAAGGGCCTGTCCTCCCTGCCCTCCTCCTGCCTGGAGAG GGCGAAGGGGATGCGGGTGAAGCTGACCCACCTGGCTGAGAGGCAAGACTGGACCCATCACAAGCACAA agCTCAGGATAATCAAATTATCCACGATCTGGACTCTCTGCTCAGCAGCAAGA CCGGTCTGCAGGCGTTTCGCTGGTTCCTGTGTTCAGAGTTCAGCAACGAGAATCTGGAGTTCTGGTTGGCCTGTGAGGACTACAGGGTTTCCCCCTCACACCTGCTGAGGGCCAAGGCCAGCAGCATCTACAGCAAGTTTGTCAGTCCTAACTCCTCACATGAG GTCAACTTGGATGCTGAGACTCGCGAAGCTCTGCTGGGTGTGATAGACTCTCCATCAGTGGATACATTCAAAGATGCACAGCAGAGAATCTACAGTCTAATGGCCAGTGACTCCTTTCCTCGATTCCTACGCTCCCCTCATTTTATGGAAGTGATCAAGGCATAA
- the c5h19orf53 gene encoding leydig cell tumor 10 kDa protein homolog — MAQGKKKFKAQRPGASKKPQQNKQKGPKKGGRVIAPKKAQVVQQQKLKKGLDIAIRNKIEQEVTQKASSSLHKRLSVLKGAERKGPPGTNSK, encoded by the exons ATGGCCCAAGGTAAAAAGAAGTTTAAAGCGCAGCGCCCCGGGGCATCAAAGAAACCCCAGCAAAACAAACAGAAAGGACCTAAAAAGGGGG GAAGGGTTATTGCACCTAAGAAGGCTCAGGTAGTTCAGCAGCAGAAACTCAAGAAG GGCCTAGACATTGCCATCAGGAACAAGATTGAACAAGAGGTGACCCAAAAGGCCAGCTCCTCTCTCCACAAGCGGCTCAGTGTGCTTAAGGGGGCTGAGCGCAAGGGACCCCCAGGAACCAACTCCAAATAA
- the mri1 gene encoding methylthioribose-1-phosphate isomerase: MTLEAIRYRAGSLQILNQLLLPHETVYDEVRSVQDAYEAIKSMKVRGAPAIAIVGCLSLAVELRAGAGGEDPLTFIRESLCHLTSARPTAVNMGRAARELMEFSENESMEKNFEQLRESVIAWIEEMLDRDVNDNRKIGNYGAQHILSGVPRDSVTILTHCNTGSLATAGYGTALGVVRSLHALGRLKRVYCTETRPYNQGARLTAYEAVAEGFPATLITDSMAALTMRERGITAVVVGADRVVANGDTANKVGTYQLAITAKHHGIPFYVAAPSTSCDLSLESGRDIIIEVRPPEELTSINGVPIAAPGIEVWNPAFDVTPHQLITGGIITELGVFLPSELQAALTGRLTAL, from the exons ATGACGCTCGAAGCGATCCGCTACCGGGCCGGGTCTCTGCAGATCCTCAATCAGCTGCTTCTGCCGCATGAGACCGTGTACGATGAAGTTCGCTCTGTCCAGGATGCTTACGAGGCCATCAAGTCCATGAAG GTGCGGGGTGCCCCAGCCATTGCCATCGTTGGCTGCCTAAGCCTCGCGGTGGAGCTGCGGGCAGGTGCGGGTGGTGAGGACCCATTGACCTTCATCAGGGAGTCTCTGTGTCATCTGACTTCAGCTCGGCCCACCGCCGTCAACATGGGCCGCGCTGCTCGGGAGTTGATGGAATTTTCGGAAAACGAAAGCATGGAGAAGAACTTTGAGCAGCTTCGTGAGAG TGTGATTGCCTGGATTGAGGAGATGCTGGACCGTGATGTCAATGACAACAGGAAGATTGGTAACTATGGTGCCCAGCACATCCTGTCTGGGGTCCCGAGGGATTCTGTAACCATCCTTACACACTGCAACACTGGTTCGCTGGCTACTGCTGGATATGGAACTGCACTGG GTGTGGTGCGTAGCCTCCATGCATTGGGCAGGCTGAAGCGTGTGTATTGTACAGAAACAAGACCATACAACCAGGGAGCCAGGCTGACTGCCTATGAGGCAGTGGCTGAGGGTTTTCCTGCTACACTCATCACAGACAGCATGGCTGCACTCACCATGAGAGAGAGGGGTATCACAG CTGTGGTGGTAGGTGCAGACAGGGTTGTGGCTAATGGTGACACTGCCAACAAAGTGGGCACATACCAGTTGGCCATCACTGCCAAGCACCATGGGATTCCATTCTATGTGGCAGCACCGAGTACATCATGTGATTTAAGTCTTGAGAGCGGCAGGGACATTATTATTGAAGTGCGGCCCCCTGAGGAGCTCACCAGCATAAATGGAGTCCCCATTGCTGCCCCAG GTATTGAGGTGTGGAACCCAGCCTTTGATGTGACCCCTCACCAGCTAATTACAGGAGGCATCATTACAGAGCTGGGAGTCTTCCTCCCCTCTGAGCTCCAGGCAGCGCTTACTGGCCGTCTCACCGCCCTCTAG